One genomic segment of Kocuria rhizophila DC2201 includes these proteins:
- a CDS encoding bifunctional 2-methylcitrate synthase/citrate synthase has product MADTEIRKGLAGVVADTTAVSKVNAETNSLLYRGYPVQELAEKCSAEEVALLLWTGELPSEEELEAFRTLERENRALTPELKRVIDELPTTCHPMDVCRTAASVIGAQHPLAEDNSPEAELRKAQELFAVMPAVVCYDQRRRHGQELVEPREDLDYAQNFLWMAFGEEAAPEVVDAFRVSIILYAEHSFNASTFTARVITSTLSDLHSAVTGAIGALKGPLHGGANEAVMHTFEELGIRKEETAEEAEKRAKEWMDRALAEKKKVMGFGHRVYKHGDSRVPTMQEALFRMLDHYDRQEILGLYNGLAKSMDEAKSIKPNLDYPAGPTYWLMGFDIPTFTPIFVCARITGWTAHIMEQRANNSLIRPLSDYSGPDERHLS; this is encoded by the coding sequence GTGGCAGACACCGAAATCCGCAAGGGACTCGCCGGAGTGGTGGCCGACACCACCGCCGTGTCCAAGGTCAACGCCGAGACCAACTCCCTGCTCTACCGGGGCTACCCGGTGCAGGAGCTCGCCGAGAAGTGCTCCGCCGAGGAAGTGGCGCTGCTGCTGTGGACGGGTGAGCTGCCCTCCGAGGAGGAGCTCGAGGCCTTCCGCACCCTCGAGCGCGAGAACCGGGCGCTGACGCCCGAGCTCAAGCGCGTGATCGACGAGCTGCCCACCACGTGCCACCCCATGGACGTGTGCCGCACCGCGGCGTCCGTGATCGGCGCGCAGCACCCCCTCGCGGAGGACAACTCCCCCGAGGCCGAGCTGCGCAAGGCCCAGGAGCTCTTCGCCGTGATGCCGGCCGTGGTCTGCTACGACCAGCGCCGCCGCCACGGCCAGGAGCTCGTAGAGCCCCGCGAGGACCTCGACTACGCCCAGAACTTCCTGTGGATGGCGTTCGGCGAGGAGGCCGCCCCCGAGGTGGTCGACGCGTTCCGCGTGTCGATCATCCTGTACGCGGAGCACTCCTTCAACGCCTCCACGTTCACGGCCCGCGTGATCACCTCCACCCTCTCGGACCTGCACTCCGCGGTCACCGGTGCCATCGGCGCCCTCAAGGGTCCGCTGCACGGCGGCGCCAACGAGGCCGTGATGCACACCTTCGAGGAGCTCGGGATCCGCAAGGAGGAGACCGCCGAGGAGGCCGAGAAGCGCGCCAAGGAGTGGATGGACCGGGCGCTCGCGGAGAAGAAGAAGGTCATGGGCTTCGGCCACCGCGTGTACAAGCACGGCGACTCCCGAGTGCCCACCATGCAGGAGGCGCTGTTCCGCATGCTGGACCACTACGACCGCCAGGAGATCCTGGGGCTGTACAACGGGCTGGCCAAGTCCATGGACGAGGCCAAGTCCATCAAGCCCAACCTGGACTACCCCGCCGGGCCCACGTACTGGCTCATGGGTTTCGACATCCCCACGTTCACGCCCATCTTCGTGTGCGCCCGCATCACCGGCTGGACCGCGCACATCATGGAGCAGCGCGCAAACAACTCGCTGATCCGCCCGCTCTCGGACTACAGCGGTCCGGACGAGCGTCACCTGTCCTGA
- a CDS encoding D-alanyl-D-alanine carboxypeptidase family protein, translating into MRTVMRRPALLTALLAALLLVGGMVPAHAGAGIDNEYRALPNPGAWLGKPTSAERCGLRDRGCYRQYQKGTIHWTSTTGARAQRGGILAKWRAEGSEHGALGYPVTRETCTGGTCEVRYQRGRITWTAQGGARVYRGIDDARSVSVVVNKKRPLSPLTYAPAPLRSVGGGVLLRDDAAAAYQRMSRAAATQGVTLVPVSGYRDHGTQARLYREYTALYGQATADTISARAGHSEHQTGLAIDVGAPGATCGLLPCFGNTPQGKWIAANGHTYGFVVRYPNGHTATTGYAYEPWHLRYVGTATATSLKNSGSATVESYMGLPRAPKY; encoded by the coding sequence ATGCGAACCGTCATGCGTCGCCCGGCCCTGCTCACCGCCCTGTTGGCCGCGCTGCTGCTCGTGGGCGGCATGGTACCGGCCCACGCCGGGGCGGGGATCGACAACGAGTACCGCGCCCTGCCGAATCCCGGCGCATGGTTGGGCAAGCCCACGTCCGCCGAACGTTGTGGCCTGCGGGACCGCGGCTGCTATCGGCAGTACCAGAAGGGCACGATCCACTGGACGTCCACGACCGGTGCGCGGGCCCAGCGCGGCGGGATCCTGGCGAAGTGGCGCGCGGAGGGCTCCGAGCACGGGGCCCTGGGGTACCCCGTGACGCGTGAGACCTGCACGGGTGGCACGTGCGAGGTCCGCTATCAGCGAGGCCGCATCACCTGGACCGCCCAGGGAGGAGCGCGGGTGTACCGGGGTATCGACGATGCCCGCAGCGTGTCCGTGGTCGTGAACAAGAAACGCCCGCTGTCCCCGCTCACCTACGCCCCGGCTCCGTTACGTTCGGTGGGCGGGGGAGTCCTGCTACGGGACGACGCCGCAGCGGCCTACCAGCGCATGAGCCGTGCCGCGGCCACACAGGGGGTCACGCTGGTCCCGGTGAGCGGGTACCGCGACCACGGCACCCAAGCGCGCCTCTACCGCGAGTACACGGCCCTGTACGGACAGGCCACCGCCGACACCATTTCCGCGCGGGCCGGTCACTCCGAACATCAGACCGGCCTCGCGATCGACGTGGGCGCCCCCGGGGCCACCTGCGGTCTGCTCCCGTGCTTCGGCAACACCCCACAGGGGAAGTGGATCGCCGCGAACGGGCACACCTACGGGTTCGTGGTGCGCTACCCCAACGGGCACACCGCAACCACCGGGTACGCCTACGAACCGTGGCACCTGCGCTACGTGGGCACCGCCACGGCCACGAGTTTGAAGAACAGCGGGTCCGCGACGGTGGAGTCCTACATGGGTCTGCCGCGGGCCCCAAAGTACTGA
- a CDS encoding site-specific tyrosine recombinase XerD yields the protein MARYLDHLVVERGLAANTVSAYRRDLARYLQHLTATAAHVRVPRDITADHVRAFVRRIREGDAAHPALSARSSARVLAAVRGAHAFWVTESSVDTDVASRVSPPMPPQRLPKAIGVTEVENLLAAPDPDTPAGLRARAFLELLYATGARISEAVALDVDDLAGLHDEDLALIRVTGKGAKQRLVPVGSFAVAALDRYLIRARPELARHGRGSPAVFLNARGTRISRQTAWNMVKDAARTIHQEERITPHTLRHSFATHLLEGGADLRVVQELLGHASLATTQIYTRVSVESLREVYATSHPRAR from the coding sequence GTGGCGCGATACCTGGACCACCTCGTGGTCGAGCGCGGACTCGCCGCGAACACCGTGAGCGCGTACCGCCGGGACCTCGCGCGCTACCTGCAGCACCTCACGGCGACCGCCGCGCACGTGCGCGTGCCCAGGGACATCACGGCCGATCACGTGCGGGCGTTCGTGCGGCGCATCCGCGAGGGCGACGCCGCCCACCCGGCCCTGTCCGCGCGCAGCAGTGCGCGGGTGCTCGCGGCGGTGCGGGGGGCCCACGCGTTCTGGGTCACGGAGTCGAGCGTGGACACGGACGTCGCGTCCCGCGTGAGCCCGCCCATGCCGCCGCAGCGGCTGCCCAAGGCCATCGGCGTCACGGAGGTCGAGAACCTCCTGGCCGCCCCGGACCCGGACACACCCGCGGGACTGCGGGCCCGGGCGTTCCTCGAACTGCTGTATGCCACGGGTGCGCGTATCTCCGAGGCCGTCGCGCTGGACGTGGACGACCTCGCCGGTCTGCACGATGAGGACCTCGCCCTGATCCGTGTGACGGGCAAGGGCGCCAAGCAACGGCTCGTGCCCGTGGGATCGTTCGCCGTGGCGGCCCTGGACCGCTACCTTATCCGGGCCCGCCCCGAGTTGGCGCGGCACGGTCGGGGGAGCCCGGCGGTGTTCCTCAATGCTCGCGGCACGCGGATCTCGCGGCAGACGGCGTGGAACATGGTCAAGGACGCCGCGCGCACGATCCACCAGGAGGAGCGGATCACGCCGCACACTCTGCGCCACTCGTTCGCCACGCACCTGCTCGAGGGCGGCGCGGACCTGCGGGTCGTGCAGGAACTGCTGGGTCACGCCTCCCTGGCCACGACCCAGATCTACACGCGCGTGTCCGTGGAGTCCCTGCGCGAGGTCTACGCGACGTCCCACCCGCGAGCGCGCTGA